The Urocitellus parryii isolate mUroPar1 chromosome 13, mUroPar1.hap1, whole genome shotgun sequence genome has a window encoding:
- the Bicd2 gene encoding protein bicaudal D homolog 2 isoform X2, which yields MSAPSEEEEYARLVMEAQPEWLRAEVKRLSHELAETTREKIQAAEYGLAVLEEKHQLKLQFEELEVDYEAIRSEMEQLKEAFGQAHTNHKKVAADGESREESLIQESASKEQYYVRKVLELQTELKQLRNVLTNTQSENERLTSVAQELKEINQNVEIQRSRLRDDIKEYKFREARLLQDYSELEEENISLQKQVSVLRQNQVEFEGLKHEIKRLEEETEYLNSQLEDAIRLKEISERQLEEALETLKTEREQKNSLRKELSHYMSINDSFYTSHLQVSLDGLKFSDDTAAEPNNDAEALVNGFEHGGLAKPSLDNKTSTPRKDGLAPPSPSLVSDLLSELHISEIQKLKQQLVQMEREKVGLLATLQDTQKQLEQARGALSEQHEKVSRLTENVSALRRLQASKERQTALDNEKDRDSHEDGDYYEVDINGPEILACKYHVAVAEAGELREQLKALRSTHEAAEAQHAEEKGRYEAEGQALTEKVSLLEKASRQDRELLARLEKELKKVSDVAGETQGSLSVAQDELVTFSEELANLYHHVCMCNNETPNRVMLDYYREGQGGAGRTSPEGRGRRSPILLPKGLLATEVGRADSAPGDSSPSPSSSLPSPLSDPRREPMNIYNLIAIIRDQIKHLQAAVDRTTELSRQRIASQELGPAVDKDKEALMEEILKLKSLLSTKREQITTLRTVLKANKQTAEVALANLKSKYENEKAMVTETMMKLRNELKALKEDAATFSSLRAMFATRCDEYITQLDEMQRQLAAAEDEKKTLNSLLRMAIQQKLALTQRLELLELDHEQTRRGRSKATPKAKPVTPSL from the exons GCATTTGGACAGGCGCACACAAACCACAAGAAGGTGGCTGCAGATGGTGAGAGCCGCGAAGAGAGCCTGATCCAGGAGTCGGCCTCCAAGGAGCAGTACTATGTGCGGAAGGTGCTGGAGCTGCAGACGGAGCTGAAGCAGCTGCGCAACGTCCTCACCAACACGCAGTCAGAGAATGAGCGCCTCACATCAGTGGCCCAGGAGCTGAAGGAG ATCAACCAGAATGTGGAGATCCAGCGCAGCCGCCTGCGGGATGACATCAAGGAATACAAGTTCCGGGAGGCCCGCCTGCTGCAGGACTACTCCGAGCTGGAGGAAGAGAACATCAGCCTACAGAAGCAAGTGTCTGTGCTCAGACAGAACCAG GTGGAGTTTGAGGGCCTCAAGCATGAGATCAAGCGCCTGGAGGAGGAGACTGAGTACCTGAACAGCCAGCTAGAAGACGCCATCCGGCTCAAGGAGATTTCAGAACGGCAGCTGGAGGAGGCTCTAGAGACACTGAAGACGGAGCGGGAGCAGAAGAATAGTCTGCGCAAGGAGCTGTCGCACTACATGAGCATCAATGACTCCTTCTACACCAGCCACTTGCAGGTCTCCCTGGACGGCCTCAAGTTCAGTGATGACACTGCTGCCGAGCCCAACAATGATGCCGAGGCCCTAGTCAATGGCTTTGAGCACGGTGGCCTGGCCAAGCCATCGCTGGACAATAAGACGTCCACACCCAGGAAGGATGGGCTggcacccccctcccccagcctcgtCTCTGACCTGCTCAGCGAGCTCCACATCTCTGAGATCCAGAAGCTGAAGCAGCAGCTGGTGCAG ATGGAGCGGGAGAAGGTGGGCCTACTGGCCACACTGCAGGACACGCAGAAGCAGCTGGAGCAAGCTCGGGGAGCCCTATCCGAGCAGCATGAGAAGGTGAGCCGCCTCACAGAGAACGTGAGCGCCCTGCGGCGCCTGCAGGCCAGCAAGGAGCGGCAGACAGCCCTGGACAATGAGAAGGACCGCGACAGCCACGAGGATGGTGACTACTATGAAGTAGACATCAATGGGCCCGAGATCCTGGCCTGCAAGTACCATGTGGCCGTGGCCGAGGCTGGTGAGCTCCGTGAGCAGCTCAAGGCACTGCGTAGCACACATGAAGCTGCTGAGGCCCAACACGCAGAAGAGAAAGGCCGCTATGAGGCTGAAGGCCAGGCACTCACCGAGAAGGTCTCCCTGCTGGAGAAGGCCAGCCGCCAGGATCGGGAGCTACTGGCCCGGCTGGAGAAGGAGCTGAAGAAGGTGAGCGATGTGGCTGGCGAGACGCAGGGCAGCCTGAGCGTGGCCCAGGATGAGCTGGTCACCTTCAGTGAGGAGCTGGCCAATCTCTACCACCACGTGTGCATGTGCAACAACGAGACCCCCAACCGTGTCATGCTGGACTACTACCGCGAGGGCCAGGGCGGGGCCGGCCGCACCAGCCCCGAGGGCCGCGGGCGCCGCTCACCCATCCTCCTGCCCAAGGGGCTGCTGGCCACAGAGGTGGGCCGAGCAGATAGTGCACCTGGGGACAGCAGCCCCTCACCCAGCTCTTCACTGCCGTCACCCCTGAGTGATCCCCGCCGGGAGCCCATGAACATCTACAACCTGATTGCTATCATCCGCGACCAGATCAAGCACCTGCAGGCTGCCGTGGACCGCACAACAGAGCTGTCCCGGCAGCGCATTGCCTCTCAGGAGCTGGGCCCTGCTGTGGACAAGGACAAGGAGGCACTCATGGAGGAGATCCTCAAGCTGAAGTCGCTGCTCAGCACCAAGAGGGAACAGATCACCACGCTGCGCACTGTGCTCAAGGCTAACAAGCAG ACGGCTGAAGTGGCCCTTGCCAACCTGAAGAGCAAGTATGAGAATGAGAAGGCCATGGTGACTGAGACCATGATGAAGCTACGTAACGAGCTCAAGGCCCTCAAGGAAGACGCAGCCACTTTCTCCTCGCTGCGTGCCATGTTCGCCACCAG ATGTGACGAGTATATCACACAGCTGGATGAGATGCAGCGGCAACTGGCCGCCGCGGAGGATGAGAAGAAGACACTTAACTCCCTGCTGCGCATGGCCATCCAGCAGAAGCTAGCGCTGACCCAACGGCTGGAGCTGCTCGAGTTGGACCATGAGCAGACCCGACGGGGCCGTTCCAAGGCCACCCCCAAGGCCAAGCCAGTCACCCCGAGC CTGTAG
- the Bicd2 gene encoding protein bicaudal D homolog 2 isoform X1, translating to MSAPSEEEEYARLVMEAQPEWLRAEVKRLSHELAETTREKIQAAEYGLAVLEEKHQLKLQFEELEVDYEAIRSEMEQLKEAFGQAHTNHKKVAADGESREESLIQESASKEQYYVRKVLELQTELKQLRNVLTNTQSENERLTSVAQELKEINQNVEIQRSRLRDDIKEYKFREARLLQDYSELEEENISLQKQVSVLRQNQVEFEGLKHEIKRLEEETEYLNSQLEDAIRLKEISERQLEEALETLKTEREQKNSLRKELSHYMSINDSFYTSHLQVSLDGLKFSDDTAAEPNNDAEALVNGFEHGGLAKPSLDNKTSTPRKDGLAPPSPSLVSDLLSELHISEIQKLKQQLVQMEREKVGLLATLQDTQKQLEQARGALSEQHEKVSRLTENVSALRRLQASKERQTALDNEKDRDSHEDGDYYEVDINGPEILACKYHVAVAEAGELREQLKALRSTHEAAEAQHAEEKGRYEAEGQALTEKVSLLEKASRQDRELLARLEKELKKVSDVAGETQGSLSVAQDELVTFSEELANLYHHVCMCNNETPNRVMLDYYREGQGGAGRTSPEGRGRRSPILLPKGLLATEVGRADSAPGDSSPSPSSSLPSPLSDPRREPMNIYNLIAIIRDQIKHLQAAVDRTTELSRQRIASQELGPAVDKDKEALMEEILKLKSLLSTKREQITTLRTVLKANKQTAEVALANLKSKYENEKAMVTETMMKLRNELKALKEDAATFSSLRAMFATRCDEYITQLDEMQRQLAAAEDEKKTLNSLLRMAIQQKLALTQRLELLELDHEQTRRGRSKATPKAKPVTPSVSHTCACASDRAEGTGLSNQVFCSEKHSIYCD from the exons GCATTTGGACAGGCGCACACAAACCACAAGAAGGTGGCTGCAGATGGTGAGAGCCGCGAAGAGAGCCTGATCCAGGAGTCGGCCTCCAAGGAGCAGTACTATGTGCGGAAGGTGCTGGAGCTGCAGACGGAGCTGAAGCAGCTGCGCAACGTCCTCACCAACACGCAGTCAGAGAATGAGCGCCTCACATCAGTGGCCCAGGAGCTGAAGGAG ATCAACCAGAATGTGGAGATCCAGCGCAGCCGCCTGCGGGATGACATCAAGGAATACAAGTTCCGGGAGGCCCGCCTGCTGCAGGACTACTCCGAGCTGGAGGAAGAGAACATCAGCCTACAGAAGCAAGTGTCTGTGCTCAGACAGAACCAG GTGGAGTTTGAGGGCCTCAAGCATGAGATCAAGCGCCTGGAGGAGGAGACTGAGTACCTGAACAGCCAGCTAGAAGACGCCATCCGGCTCAAGGAGATTTCAGAACGGCAGCTGGAGGAGGCTCTAGAGACACTGAAGACGGAGCGGGAGCAGAAGAATAGTCTGCGCAAGGAGCTGTCGCACTACATGAGCATCAATGACTCCTTCTACACCAGCCACTTGCAGGTCTCCCTGGACGGCCTCAAGTTCAGTGATGACACTGCTGCCGAGCCCAACAATGATGCCGAGGCCCTAGTCAATGGCTTTGAGCACGGTGGCCTGGCCAAGCCATCGCTGGACAATAAGACGTCCACACCCAGGAAGGATGGGCTggcacccccctcccccagcctcgtCTCTGACCTGCTCAGCGAGCTCCACATCTCTGAGATCCAGAAGCTGAAGCAGCAGCTGGTGCAG ATGGAGCGGGAGAAGGTGGGCCTACTGGCCACACTGCAGGACACGCAGAAGCAGCTGGAGCAAGCTCGGGGAGCCCTATCCGAGCAGCATGAGAAGGTGAGCCGCCTCACAGAGAACGTGAGCGCCCTGCGGCGCCTGCAGGCCAGCAAGGAGCGGCAGACAGCCCTGGACAATGAGAAGGACCGCGACAGCCACGAGGATGGTGACTACTATGAAGTAGACATCAATGGGCCCGAGATCCTGGCCTGCAAGTACCATGTGGCCGTGGCCGAGGCTGGTGAGCTCCGTGAGCAGCTCAAGGCACTGCGTAGCACACATGAAGCTGCTGAGGCCCAACACGCAGAAGAGAAAGGCCGCTATGAGGCTGAAGGCCAGGCACTCACCGAGAAGGTCTCCCTGCTGGAGAAGGCCAGCCGCCAGGATCGGGAGCTACTGGCCCGGCTGGAGAAGGAGCTGAAGAAGGTGAGCGATGTGGCTGGCGAGACGCAGGGCAGCCTGAGCGTGGCCCAGGATGAGCTGGTCACCTTCAGTGAGGAGCTGGCCAATCTCTACCACCACGTGTGCATGTGCAACAACGAGACCCCCAACCGTGTCATGCTGGACTACTACCGCGAGGGCCAGGGCGGGGCCGGCCGCACCAGCCCCGAGGGCCGCGGGCGCCGCTCACCCATCCTCCTGCCCAAGGGGCTGCTGGCCACAGAGGTGGGCCGAGCAGATAGTGCACCTGGGGACAGCAGCCCCTCACCCAGCTCTTCACTGCCGTCACCCCTGAGTGATCCCCGCCGGGAGCCCATGAACATCTACAACCTGATTGCTATCATCCGCGACCAGATCAAGCACCTGCAGGCTGCCGTGGACCGCACAACAGAGCTGTCCCGGCAGCGCATTGCCTCTCAGGAGCTGGGCCCTGCTGTGGACAAGGACAAGGAGGCACTCATGGAGGAGATCCTCAAGCTGAAGTCGCTGCTCAGCACCAAGAGGGAACAGATCACCACGCTGCGCACTGTGCTCAAGGCTAACAAGCAG ACGGCTGAAGTGGCCCTTGCCAACCTGAAGAGCAAGTATGAGAATGAGAAGGCCATGGTGACTGAGACCATGATGAAGCTACGTAACGAGCTCAAGGCCCTCAAGGAAGACGCAGCCACTTTCTCCTCGCTGCGTGCCATGTTCGCCACCAG ATGTGACGAGTATATCACACAGCTGGATGAGATGCAGCGGCAACTGGCCGCCGCGGAGGATGAGAAGAAGACACTTAACTCCCTGCTGCGCATGGCCATCCAGCAGAAGCTAGCGCTGACCCAACGGCTGGAGCTGCTCGAGTTGGACCATGAGCAGACCCGACGGGGCCGTTCCAAGGCCACCCCCAAGGCCAAGCCAGTCACCCCGAGCGTAAGTCACACCTGTGCCTGTGCCAGTGACAGGGCTGAGGGCACTGGGCTCTCCAACCAGGTGTTCTGCAGTGAGAAGCACAGCATTTACTGTGATTAG